Genomic window (Paenibacillus sp. 37):
TTCTACTGGTACAAACAAGTTATTGAAACGAACGGAGAATTCCTGTAATTATACAAAATTCTTACACGCCGCCCGTATGGGCGGTTCTTTATTTTACACTAGTAAAATAAGGGATAATTATGTAAACTTGTGATATTCAAACAAGAGGAGTGAATTCAATGTCTAACAAGGTGATTGTGCTTTAGGTTCACAGAAGGATATTTGCGTTACAGGGATTCCTTTTGTGGACATTGCAGTGCGGGAAACCGTCCAAACAATGTTTACTGGAGGAGATTATTATTAATTTTAACGAAGCTATTAACAGCAGCAATAAGCATGTATTGGCATTGGTATCCGAGTTGTTTGACCTGGAGGGTTACAACATTCAACTTATTCCGCCTCATGAGGGTGGGCGTAATGTTGTTTACACTTGTGAGCAAGAGGGGCATGAATCGCTAATTCTCAGAGTGTCTTTTTTGCCTGACAGAAGGCGGGAAGATTATATTGCCGAACTGGAGTATGTTCGGTATTTATTTGAGCACGGTGCAAGTGTCTCGAATGTGGTCAACTCGAAAAAGGGCAATCTGCTAGAAGAGGTCACATATGATGAGCATACATTCTTTATCTGTATGTTTGTGAAGGCCAAGGGGAAGTTGCTGGTAGAAAACCATTATCAGTACCGTGAAGGGGTCCCACTTACCGAATACTATTATAATAGCGGTAAAGTTTTGGGGGAAATGCATCAGCTATCCAAAAGCTATGAACCTGTTCATGGCAGGCATCATTTTTTGGACAAATATAATACCGAGCATATCGAGAGGTTGGTCCCTGAATCATTCTCTTTGCTCAGAAGCAAAATGGTGGAACTACTGCAAGCAGTAAAAGAATTGGAGTCGAACCAGGAGACATTGGGCATGATCCATTTCGATTATAATGACGGGAATTATTCGATCGATTTTGATACGGGACAAATCACGGTATATGATTTCGACAATTCCTGTTATGGCTGGTACATGTTTGACCTCGCAGGTATGTGGATCAACGGAGTCGGTTGGGTTCAATTTGAACCTGAAGCGGACAAACGTAAACAGTTCATGGATGAGTATTTCCAAACCGTGCTCGCCGGATACAGATCAGAAACCCAGGTTTCTGATGCGATGCTGGAGAAGCTGCCTTTATTTATTCAAGTCAGCCTTCTGGAGAATATTGTGGATCATTTTGAGGTGGCGCAGCGCGAAGGGAAAGAACCAGAAGAAGATGACGAGGTTCTGCTATATCTCATTAAATGTCTGGAAGAGGATATACCATTTAAGGGATTTTTCCATGATATCTATTCGAGTGAAGCACCCTTTGAATATGAGGAGCGCTGAAGGGTCTAGACCCTAATTAAACCAATAACCAATGATTCTAATGATTCACCAAGGTGGGGAGGCAGCCGGATCGACCGGTTGCCTCTTTGTTTGTTTGCGGTATGTTATTCAAATTTGGAAGGAGGCACGTTGTAGAATTTTTTGAATGCTTTGGAGAACGTAAAGGGATCAGGATATCCCAGAAATCCGGCAATTTGCTGGATCGTATATTTTTTCTCGTACAGATAATCTCTGGCCCGGTTCATTTTGATTTGATTAATGTACTGCCCAGGTGTGATACCGAGAATTTTTTTGAACAAAGAAATAAAATATTTCTCAGAGACGCCAGCAATAACAGCAAGTTCATTCACTCGGATGGCACGATGCAGATTCGCATCCACGTATGGGAAGACATTCTGCAGAACCTCCAGGCTTGCTTCAATTTTCCTCGGTTTTCGGTCTTTCAGAAACTCACCGTGATACAGCCCTTGCCTATGTAATTCCAAAATTTTGGCGATGACGAGAAGTAAAGAGGCTTTCAAGTAAAGCGGACTTCCGGAAGCGCCGTTACTCTGCTTGAATCTTTGATAGGATGAGGTGAACAGCGTTGATTCCTCATGAATCAGATTACCAGGTACAATGCCTGGGAGTTGAAACTCGCCGAGAATTCGCTTTTGCTCAGCGATGCTGAAATCAAAGTGCATGTATATAAATCGGCACAGATCTCCGGTCGTGGAAGCAGTGTAGGGCATATCCGGATAAAAAAACACGACGTCACCAGGGCCTGCCATATGCTCGATTCCATCGATGGTGATCTGGACGTAGCCTGCTGTAATGAACCACAGATCATAATCGGAATGTGACTTGTGCTCAATCCAATGACTGTCATGCGTCTGTTCCAGATAAGAGCTCATGCGAAGCGTGATATACTCCGAAAGCTCGTCGATTATACTCATATTTACAGTCCCTGCATGCATCGAATTCAGCCTATTCCTCTCTACTTTATGACATCCTTCATTTTTCCCTATCATACCAAAGGAATTACTCCTTGTTAACCATCTTACGATATGACATCTTTTGAAAACTATCACACATTCCGATTCCCGCCCACTCACCTATAATGAACTTATATCGTTACGAGGAGGGGTTATAGATGAAGGTTACAAGCACACAGCACCCAAAGGTAGTTGTTATTGGGGCGGGCAGCCTGTTTTTTGGTCGGCAGTCCATCTGGCAGATGGTACACTCCCCATATTTGAATCAGGGAACGCTGGCTTTGGTGGATACGGATGAGGAACGGCTCTCAAAAATGGTAACACTAGCGGAAATGGTCGCCAAGGAGAACAACGTATCCCTAAAGATTGAGGGTTCAGTGGACCGAAGACAGGTACTACCTGGAGCCGACTTCGTTGTGCTCAGCTTTGCGGAGCAATCGGTGAAATATCGGGGCGTCGACTGCCAGATTTCTCTAAAGTATGGGATTCGCATGTGTTCTGGCGATACGATTGGCCCGGGCGGGATCTTTCGTGCGATGCGTGAACTGCCGGTTATTATGGAATGCGCTAAAGACATTGAGGAGTTGTGTCCGGATGCTTGGGTGATCAATTATATTAACCCGTCTACCGTACATGGCATCGCATTACATCGATATGCTCCGAAGCTTAAATCGTTTGCGCTGTGCGATAGTCATCATATGCCCCATAAGAAAGCCTATTATGCCGTACGAGCCGGAATCATCGGAAATACAAGCCAGTTCACTGCAGAAATAGACCAGAAATTCGATTTTCGCATCGCTGGTGTTAATCATTTCACTTGGCTGCTCAAAGCCGAGTATGAAGGAAAAAATGTGATGCCCACAATTGCAGAAGCCATGCGCAAGCTGGCAGGTGAGGAGAATAACGGCGGCGATCGCGGCGCAAAAGCTATTTTTAACGATGCAATTACCTATGAACTATATGATATTTTCGGAATCATTCCCACTTGTACAGCGCATACGAAGGAATACGTTCGGTATTGGCAGGGGCTTGGCAAAACTGAGGACACGATTCCTCCATTATCGATCTGGGAGACAGAGGACAGGTATGAGCGTCATGACGAAATGTGGCGTCAGGTAGATGACTTTCTTACAGGGAACATCCCCATCGCCGATTACATGAGTACTTTTGGGCCGGATCATGCGACCGACATCATTGAGAACATGGTGGGGAACTTGGGCAAAAAATTCTTCATCAATACGCTCAATCAAGACGCTGTAACCAATATGAATGCAGATTCCTTCCTGGAACTCCTATGTGATGTAGATATGGATGGCGCGAAACCACTCCATGTAGGCGAGATGCCGCGTGGAATTAGAGGGATGCAAGAACTTGTACTTGATACGCATGAGCTTACGGTTGAAGCTGTTTTGGAACAAAGCTACGAGAAGCTGAGAAGGGCGATGCTCACCGACCCGCTCGTAAGTTCCATCAGTGACGCGGACAAGATCATCCATGAATTGTTGGAACTGGAGCGTAAGATGATTCCGGACGTTTGGTATAAGGATAGACTGCAGTATAGCTAGAACAGAGAACGATAATAGACCACGTCAGCTCCTCCAAAGGGCTAATGTGGTCTTTGCTCTTTACTATTTTCAAAAAATCCTACTCCACTTTAAACAAGCCAGCATGGTCTTCATAATACGAAGTAATAAAATCACGAAATTCGCTTACAGCAGGAGATAACCATTTTTGTTTGACCCAGGATAGGCTAATAGGATATATCGCTGAATCATCAGCAATTTTTACATAACGTAACCCTAGTGTTCTACATACGGAGATCGGAAGCAACGCAACACCCTGGTTAAGTCTAATAATTTCGAGCAGGGTATGAGAATCGACCTCAAATGCATGATTGGGCAGGAAACCTGCTTTTTCACAGAGCATGGTGGTAAACCGGCTGTACTCCTTATTATCGGCAAGGGAAATAAAGGGCTCATTTGCAACAACACTTAATGAAATGCTTGTTTCTCCGCCGTATGTATGATCCGTGGGCACAACCAGAACAATATCCTCCTCAACCAGGACAAAACTCTCAATCTCCTCATCCTGAATCGGATCCCCCGTAATCCCCAGATGCATGTCGCCTTTCTTCAAACCTGTAATAATTTCACTGCGGGTTCCAATACCCTGATGAAGCTTAGTTTCGGGGGAAGCGTTGATATAGTCACTAATGAGACCTGTGAGGAACCGAGTATTCGTAATTGAGATCCGGATTGTATTGGATATTTGCTGTTCCTCCGCTTTAATCTCCATCTCTGCATTTTCAATTTCAATAAAAATTCTGTTCACATGTTTCAATAAAATTTCACCTGAGGAGTTCAATTGAATGTTTCGTCCTCTCCTATGAAATAGGGGGGTACCCAGTTCATCCTCAAGTCTTTTGATTGTTAAACTTAGGGAAGGTTGAGCGATATTCAATTGTGCAGCTGCCTTGGAGATGTGTTCAGTATAGGCAACGGTCTGAAAGTATTTGAGTTGAAGCAATTCCATACAAGGACACTCCTTATTTATTCTGATAAATATATATAGTACTTATTATGTATTATATTAAATTTAAATATTGATGTAGAATTTTTTTATGAGATACAGTTCAAATTTTAATATAACAAATTCAACTAAATTTATAAGGTAGGTGTCTTTGATGAAAATCGATGTGAATAACATAGCTAAAAATCTGAATACACCCCTAACGGCTCCGGCATACCCAATGCCACCGTACAAATTCGTGAATCGTGAGTACTTGAATATTATTTACCGAACCGATGAAAAAGCTTTACGGGCAGCCGTACCAGAACCTCTCGAAATCACTGAACCTTTGGTTAAATTCGAAGTGATGTGGATGCCGGATGTTTCTGGACTGGGGGCTTATACAGAAGCTGGACAAGTTATCCCTGTGCAATTCAATGGGGAGAAGGGCGATTATGTGCATTCGATGTACGTAGACAATTTCCCCGCGATTGCAAGTGGTCGAGAGCTCACCGCCTATCCGAAAAAGCTGGGAGCGCCTAAGTTGTATACCGATTCAGATACACTAGTTGGCACACTTGATTATGGAACGCTGCGTGTAGCCACGGCAACGATGGGGTATAAACACGTGGAGATGGATAAGGAGCTCGCCAAACGTGAAATATGCCGACCTAATTTTATGATTAAGATTGCTACGGACTATACCGGGAATTTAAGAATATGTGATCTGATCCGTACTCAAATTACGGACATCGAAGTGAAGGAAGCTTGGACAGGACCTGCCCGGCTTCAATTGTTCGAACATGCGTTGGCACCTCTTGCAGATCTGCCTGTGTTGGAAGTGGTGTCCGCTTCTCATATCCTTACCAACCTAACCTTAAACGCTGCACAACCTGTATATAACTACCTGGAAGAGAAATAAGGAGGAAAAATAAAATGAGAATTGCAATTGTAGGCGCGGGATCTTTGGGAACCATTGTAGGCGCATATCTTGCGGATGGCGGACTGGACGTTGAGTTAATTGATGCATATCAGGAACATGTTGAAGCTTTAAATCACACGGGTGCTAAAGTGACGGGTACTACGGAGTTTCAGGCAAAAGTAAAAGCAATTACGCCTGATCAGAAATCAGGCCAATATGGCCTCGTTTTACTTTTGACCAAACAACTCTATAACGATTCGATTCTTCAGGAATTACTTCCATTCTTGAAAGAAGACAGTATGGTGTGTTCCTTGCAGAACGGGATTCCGGAAGAAAAAGTCGCGTCTATTGTTGGTGAAGAACGCGTCATTGCAGGCTCCGTTGAGTTTGGCGCTACGTTTATTAAACCAGGTGTATCAAGTCTCACAACGGAGTACACTCAATTTAAGCAGTATGCTTTTCAGATTGGTGAATTGAATGGTGAGATTACCGAACGAATTCAACGCGTGAAATCGGTGTTGGACCTTGTAGGTGGAACACATATTTCCGATAACCTGGTTGGAACCAAATGGTCCAAATTGCTGATCAACAATGCATTCAGTGGTTTGTCCGCTGCATTGAATGGGGAATATGGGGACATCATCGATCATGAAGCTGGCATTGTGAGTGCAGCTCATATTGCGGACGAGACGATTAAAGTTGCTCGCGCCAATGGGGTCACATTGGTTAAAATGAATGGATTTGATATCGTCTCACTCGAACTGAATAGCGAAGAAGATATCCCTGAACGGGTGAAAACATTACGTTACGTGATGGAACCCTCCAGACTGCTCAAAGCAAGCATGCTTCAAGATCTGGAGAAGAACCGCAAAACGGAAATTGATTTTATTAACGGGGTGGTTTCAAGCAAGGCAGAAGGTACCGGAATTGCGACACCTTATAATGATTTGGTTGTACAACTGGTCAAATCTGCTGAAGAAACTCATACCGTTCCTGATTTTGTCACGAATATAAAAGCTTTTGAAGAACTATTAAGTGCACAATAATAATTCAATTATTTCATCTGAAAGTCGCTAATATAGCGGCTTTTTTGTTGTATCAGTAAATCTAGTCAGGCTTGATTTTGCGACAGATAGAATATTCTTCGTGATTTCCTAAAATTATACAAAAAGGGGGATTGAATTTGATATAATATAGACTTGCTGGTTATTTTTCTATTCGAAGGAGATACATATGAGGAAATCTTGGGGGGAATTCGTCTTTTATTTGGCGGTGTTTTTCTTTGTTTTGTTTATGACCGGGAATGACTATTCACTATTTTGGACAATAGGGGTCGTAAGCGTTACTATTCTTTTCGCATTTATAAAGCATGTTTTTTATCCTTTAGTATTTGATAAGCGTATAGATCGTTTAGAGTCCTTTTTATCCAAGCAGCAAAATACACCTGGGACATACATTATTTATGTTCTTGCGAACAGACTTGATGATGAGGTAGAACTAGTTATGGAGCAAATTATGCAGAAATATAAGCGAAGAACAACACAAGCACAGTTCAAGGCAGCTTACGGATTATATCGCAAGGATATGTTTGCCATTCGGCAAGCTGTACCTTATATCGGCTTATCGGACTACCGTACATATTACGAAAGCATTCTACTCTTGGAAGACGGGAAAAGTGAAGAGGCGCGTGAAAGACTTCAATCCATTAAAAAACAGTGGATGAGATCAACATTGCTCGCGGGTCTTGAACTCAAAGCAGAAAACCGCGATACCGCTATACAGCACGCGCATGAAGCACTTAACTCTTCCAGAGGTGTTAATCGTTATGTTTTATATAAGGAATATGAAAGAGTATTACCAGAAGTTGTTGGCCACATATCGTAAACTCGAGTTAAGGAGGAATGATCAAAAAAAACAGCTTGCTGTATAAGGAATTAATAACCTTTGGATAATAATGACATTGACAACTGCGGAGTTTTCCAAAATAATAGTATGTAATTGAATACTGGTACCTTTAATTCAGTCCAGAGAGGCTGGCAAGGGCAGCGGATTTCATAATCACGCGAGAATCAGGGCATATTCCGTAATAGGATGCGATGCGCTGTGTCTTCGCGCGGATTATGATGCAAAAAGAGGCTACTTGTCAGTTTATAACTTGACGAGTAGCCTCTTTTTTCTGCTTTTTTTGGTATCAGATACACTTTATGTTGGGGGTATTCTGATGAGCAAACAAGATCAAGAGTTTTCATGGCAAGCCGTG
Coding sequences:
- a CDS encoding phosphotransferase enzyme family protein, with translation MWTLQCGKPSKQCLLEEIIINFNEAINSSNKHVLALVSELFDLEGYNIQLIPPHEGGRNVVYTCEQEGHESLILRVSFLPDRRREDYIAELEYVRYLFEHGASVSNVVNSKKGNLLEEVTYDEHTFFICMFVKAKGKLLVENHYQYREGVPLTEYYYNSGKVLGEMHQLSKSYEPVHGRHHFLDKYNTEHIERLVPESFSLLRSKMVELLQAVKELESNQETLGMIHFDYNDGNYSIDFDTGQITVYDFDNSCYGWYMFDLAGMWINGVGWVQFEPEADKRKQFMDEYFQTVLAGYRSETQVSDAMLEKLPLFIQVSLLENIVDHFEVAQREGKEPEEDDEVLLYLIKCLEEDIPFKGFFHDIYSSEAPFEYEER
- a CDS encoding ketopantoate reductase family protein, coding for MRIAIVGAGSLGTIVGAYLADGGLDVELIDAYQEHVEALNHTGAKVTGTTEFQAKVKAITPDQKSGQYGLVLLLTKQLYNDSILQELLPFLKEDSMVCSLQNGIPEEKVASIVGEERVIAGSVEFGATFIKPGVSSLTTEYTQFKQYAFQIGELNGEITERIQRVKSVLDLVGGTHISDNLVGTKWSKLLINNAFSGLSAALNGEYGDIIDHEAGIVSAAHIADETIKVARANGVTLVKMNGFDIVSLELNSEEDIPERVKTLRYVMEPSRLLKASMLQDLEKNRKTEIDFINGVVSSKAEGTGIATPYNDLVVQLVKSAEETHTVPDFVTNIKAFEELLSAQ
- a CDS encoding LysR family transcriptional regulator; translation: MELLQLKYFQTVAYTEHISKAAAQLNIAQPSLSLTIKRLEDELGTPLFHRRGRNIQLNSSGEILLKHVNRIFIEIENAEMEIKAEEQQISNTIRISITNTRFLTGLISDYINASPETKLHQGIGTRSEIITGLKKGDMHLGITGDPIQDEEIESFVLVEEDIVLVVPTDHTYGGETSISLSVVANEPFISLADNKEYSRFTTMLCEKAGFLPNHAFEVDSHTLLEIIRLNQGVALLPISVCRTLGLRYVKIADDSAIYPISLSWVKQKWLSPAVSEFRDFITSYYEDHAGLFKVE
- a CDS encoding glycoside hydrolase family 4; this encodes MKVTSTQHPKVVVIGAGSLFFGRQSIWQMVHSPYLNQGTLALVDTDEERLSKMVTLAEMVAKENNVSLKIEGSVDRRQVLPGADFVVLSFAEQSVKYRGVDCQISLKYGIRMCSGDTIGPGGIFRAMRELPVIMECAKDIEELCPDAWVINYINPSTVHGIALHRYAPKLKSFALCDSHHMPHKKAYYAVRAGIIGNTSQFTAEIDQKFDFRIAGVNHFTWLLKAEYEGKNVMPTIAEAMRKLAGEENNGGDRGAKAIFNDAITYELYDIFGIIPTCTAHTKEYVRYWQGLGKTEDTIPPLSIWETEDRYERHDEMWRQVDDFLTGNIPIADYMSTFGPDHATDIIENMVGNLGKKFFINTLNQDAVTNMNADSFLELLCDVDMDGAKPLHVGEMPRGIRGMQELVLDTHELTVEAVLEQSYEKLRRAMLTDPLVSSISDADKIIHELLELERKMIPDVWYKDRLQYS
- a CDS encoding helix-turn-helix transcriptional regulator — translated: MHAGTVNMSIIDELSEYITLRMSSYLEQTHDSHWIEHKSHSDYDLWFITAGYVQITIDGIEHMAGPGDVVFFYPDMPYTASTTGDLCRFIYMHFDFSIAEQKRILGEFQLPGIVPGNLIHEESTLFTSSYQRFKQSNGASGSPLYLKASLLLVIAKILELHRQGLYHGEFLKDRKPRKIEASLEVLQNVFPYVDANLHRAIRVNELAVIAGVSEKYFISLFKKILGITPGQYINQIKMNRARDYLYEKKYTIQQIAGFLGYPDPFTFSKAFKKFYNVPPSKFE
- a CDS encoding acetoacetate decarboxylase, translated to MKIDVNNIAKNLNTPLTAPAYPMPPYKFVNREYLNIIYRTDEKALRAAVPEPLEITEPLVKFEVMWMPDVSGLGAYTEAGQVIPVQFNGEKGDYVHSMYVDNFPAIASGRELTAYPKKLGAPKLYTDSDTLVGTLDYGTLRVATATMGYKHVEMDKELAKREICRPNFMIKIATDYTGNLRICDLIRTQITDIEVKEAWTGPARLQLFEHALAPLADLPVLEVVSASHILTNLTLNAAQPVYNYLEEK